One Pseudoliparis swirei isolate HS2019 ecotype Mariana Trench unplaced genomic scaffold, NWPU_hadal_v1 hadal_26, whole genome shotgun sequence DNA segment encodes these proteins:
- the LOC130191115 gene encoding E3 ubiquitin-protein ligase TRIM39-like yields MDPVENLEDRMCLKHDKPLELFCRTDQTCVCMLCTVLDHKMHNVVPLKQEYEGKKVELQKTEAETQEMIQKRRLKIQEVQHNVKLSEEDADREKAEGVQVFTGLKESVDRKLNELITTIEEKQRSTKKQAEDAIREMEQEISDLMKRSTEVEKLSLSEDHLHLLQSVQSLNIHHPPPTKDWSQVSVPPASHEGTVRRAVSQLEETLSNMMKTLVAEVEMKRVQKFAVDVTLDPETAHHRLILSDDRKQVKRVQVEQPHLPNNPQRFSLCLCVLGTQKFSSEKLYYEVQVKQKTDWDLGVVRESANRKRPIIPSPQNGYWALWLRNGNEYKALDDPPVLLSLKSGPQKVGVFVDYEEGLVSFYDVEAAALIYSFTGCSFKEKLLPFFGPGIYLDGKNSAPLIISPVGVN; encoded by the coding sequence atggaccctgtggagaacctggaagacaggatgtgtctgaagcacgataaacctctggagctgttctgtaggaccgaccagacgtgtgtctgcatgctctgcactgtgttggaccacaagatgcacaatgttgttcctctgaaacaagaatatgaaggaaagaaggtcgagctgcagaagacagaggctgaaactcaggagatgatccagaagagacgcctgaagattcaggaggtccaacacaatgtgaagctcagtgaggaagatgcagaccgagagaaagcagaaggtgttcaggtcttcactggtctgaaggagtctgtggacaggaaactgaacgagctcatcactacgatagaagagaagcagagaagcaccaagaaacaggctgaagacgccatcagagagatggaacaggagatctctgatctgatgaagaggagcactgaggtggagaagctctccctctctgaagaccacctccacctcctccagagtgtccagtccctcaacatccaccatccaccacccaccaaggactggtctcaggtcagtgttcctccagcatcacatgaggggactgtgaggagagctgtgtctcagctggaggagacgctcagtaacatgatgaagacgctggttgctgaagttgagatgaagagggtccagaagtttgcagtggacgtgactcttgatcctgaaacagctcatcatcgactcatcctgtctgatgacaGGAAACAAGTGAAACGTGTTCAGGTAGAGCAGCCACATCTCCCCAacaatccacagaggttctctctttgtctctgtgttttaggaacacagaagttctcttcagaaaaactttattacgaggttcaagttaaacaaaagactgactGGGATTTAGGAGTGGTCAGAGAGTCGGCCAACAGGAAGAGACCCATCATACCGAGTCCTCAGAACGGTTACTGGGCTTTATGGTTGAGAAATGGAAACGAGTATAAAGCTCTTGATGACCCTCCAGttcttctctccctgaagtctgggcctcagaaggtgggggtgtttgtggactatgaggagggtctggtctccttctatgatgtagaagctgcagctcttatctactcctttactggctgctccttcaaggagaagcTCCTCCCATTCTTCGGTCCTGGTATTTATCTTGATGGTaaaaactctgctcctctgatcatctctcctgttggagtaaactaa
- the LOC130191114 gene encoding E3 ubiquitin-protein ligase TRIM21-like: protein MASANLLLSEDQFLCSVCLDVFTDPVTTPCGHNFCKKCITEHWNVSDRCQCPMCQEVFTTRPDLRVNTFMSEMVSQFRQSTQQKASSSSSEQQESRPGEVPCDACTGTKLKALKSCLVCLASYCETHLEPHLTASRLKRHQLMDPVENLEDRMCLKHDKPLELFCRTDQTCVCMLCTVLDHKMHNVVPLKQECEGKKVELQKTEAETQEMIQKRRLKIQEVQHNVKLSEEDADREKAEGVQVFTGLKESVERKLNELINTIEEKQRSTKKQAEDAIREMEQEISDLMKRSTEVEKLSLSEDHLHLLQSVQSLNIHHPPPTKDWSQVSVPPASHEGTVRRAVSQLEETLSNMMKTLVEVEMKRAQKFAVDVTLDPETAHHDLILSDDGKQVKLAQVQQPRLPDNPQRFSPRLCVLGTQKFSSEKLYYEVQVKRKTEWTLGVTRESVNRKGLFIRSPQNGYWTIWLINGNEYIAFDDPPVVLPLKSGPQKVGVFVDYEEGLVSFYDVEAAALIYSFTGCSFKEKLLPFFSPGLNDDGINSAPLIISPVGVN from the coding sequence atggcttctgcaaaccttctgctgtctgaagatcagttcctgtgctccgtctgtctggatgtgttcactgatccagtcacaacaccatgtggacacaacttctgcaaaaagtgcatcactgaacactggaatgtgagtgacaggtgccaGTGTCCCATGTGCCAAGAGGTTTTCACCACCAGACCAGATCTGAGGGTCAACACCTTCATGtctgagatggtttctcagttcagacagtcgactcagcagaaagccagcagcagcagctcagagcaacaagagtccagaccaggagaagttccctgtgacgcctgcactggaaccaaactgaaggccctgaagtcctgcctggtgtgtctggcctcctactgtgagactcacctggagcctcacctgacagcttcacgcctgaagagacatcagctgatggaccctgtggagaacctggaagacaggatgtgtctgaagcacgataaacctctggagctgttctgtaggaccgaccagacatgtgtctgcatgctctgcactgtgttggaccacaagatgcacaatgttgttcctctgaaacaagaatgtgaaggaaagaaggtggagctgcagaagacagaggctgaaactcaggagatgatccagaagagacgcctgaagattcaggaggtccaacacaacgtgaagctcagtgaggaagatgcagaccgagagaaagcagaaggtgttcaggtcttcactggtctgaaggagtctgtggagaggaaactgaaCGAGCTCATCAATACaatagaagagaagcagagaagcaccaagaaacaggctgaagacgccatcagagagatggaacaggagatctctgatctgatgaagaggagcactgaggtggagaagctctccctctctgaagaccacctccacctcctccagagtgtccagtccctcaacatccaccatccaccacccaccaaggactggtctcaggtcagtgttcctccagcatcacatgaggggactgtgaggagagctgtgtctcagctggaggagacgctcagtaacatgatgaagacgctggttgaagttgagatgaagagggcccagaagtttgcagtggacgtgactcttgatcctgaaacagctcatcatgacctcattctgtctgatgacgggaaacaagtgaaacttgctcaggtacagcagccacgtctccccgacaatccacagaggttctctcctcgtctctgtgtcttaggaacacagaagttctcttcagaaaaactttattatgaggttcaagttaaacGAAAGACTGAATGGACTTTAGGAGTGACCAGAGAGTCGGTCAACAGGAAGGGACTCTTCATACGGAGTCCTCAGAACGGTTACTGGACTATATGGTTGATAAATGGAAACGAGTATATAGCTTTTGATGATCCTCCAGTTGTTCTCCCCCTGaagtctgggcctcagaaggtgggggtgtttgtggactatgaggagggtctggtctccttctatgacgtagaagctgcagctctcatctactcctttactggctgctccttcaaggagaaactcctcccattcttcaGTCCTGGTCTTAATGATgatggtataaactctgctcctctgatcatctctcctgttggagtaaactaa